In Deinococcus psychrotolerans, the genomic window AAAACGCTTTTGAGTGCCTTCAGATCGCCGGGAAAAACAAGGTGGTTTCTTCCGGTACCCAGTACGCGTGCGCTCCACTCTGGGCAGGAACGCAAAACATGACCGCTTCAAACGGCAATTCTTCGGCTTCCACCACGCCGATATTCCAGCGGCTGCGCTCCGAGCCGAGGATGGCGATGGTGCCGAGTGAAGTCTCACATTCCAAGTATTCGGTGCCCTGCTCGGCGGCGCGAATCGGCCCAACCGCGTGAACAGTCAGGTGTTTGGGGTCAGCTTGCATGCCTTCAGCAAACCACACCGCTTCTGACATGGGCGTCACATCCGGGCGTGCGGCCCAGGCCCAAACTTTGGCAGTATTCGTAAAGTCAGTGTCCGTAAAGCAGTGTCTACAAACTGGTCACGGCCCCGCCGTCCACCAGCAGCACGCTGCCGTTGACGTAGCTGGCGGCGGGCGAACACAAAAAGGCCGCCACCCGCCCAAATTCTTCCGGCTGGCCGAGGCGCTTCATTGGAATCTGGGTCTCGGAAGCGGCCCGAACTTCAGCCCGGCTCTTGCCCTGCTTGGCGGCGAGCGCGTCGTCCAGCTCGTTGATCCGCCCGGTTTCAATGCGCCCCGGCGCTAAGCCGTTCACCTGAATGTTATCGCCCGCCAGTTCCAGCGACAGACTCTTACACAGTCCCTGCACGGCGGGCCGGAAGGTGTTCGATAAAGTCAGGTTGTCAATCGGTTTCTTGACGCTGCTGCTGAGAATGGTCAGGACGCGCCCGCCGCCCGCCGTTTTCAGTAGTGGCAAGGCCAGCCGCACGCTTCTGACCACGCTCATCAGGGTGAGTTGAAAACCTGTTGCCCACTGCGCCTCGCTGAGTGCCGAGAAGTTGCCCGCTGGTGGCCCGCCCGCGTTGCATACCAGAATGTCGAGCTTGCCAAAAGCCGCGTCTATTTCGGCAAAGAGCTGGGTCAAGTCGGTTTCGCTGGCAACGTCGGCCCCAAAAGCCAGCATTTCGTTGCCGCTCGCGTCTTGAATCTGTTGGGCCGCTGCCTGAGCGCGGGCCAGATCACGAGAGCAGATCGCCACCCGCGCTCCCTCCGCCGAGAGCGCCGCCGCCGTCGCGTACCCCAGACCTGCGCTGGCCGCCGTCACGAGCGCCGTTTTTCCTGTGAGTTGTAAGTCCATTGGGCCTCCTGCGATCAAGTTAAGGTTGTGGAGTTGAGTCTAGAGCTTCTGGGGGCCGGCGCTTCCGCTTAAAATTGAGCCATGCCTTCTGACTCCATGCCCCTTCTGGCCGTTGACATCGGCGGCACGTCGCTCCGGGCGGCCCTCATTGTGGGCGAGCGCGTCACTGAGCGCCGCGAGGCCCGCACCCCCAAGCCCAGCACGCCGGACGCGGTGATGGCGGCGGCCCTCGAACTGGCCGCGCCGCTGGCCGGGCGAGCTGCCGCCGTGGGCGTGGCCTGTGCGGGCGCGGTGGCGGCTGGGCGCGTGACCGCCACCGCTGCCCACACCTTCCCCGGCTGGACCGACATCCCCCTGGCTGACACCTTCGCCTCGGCGCTCGGCTTGCCCTGCTCGGCGCTCAACGACGCCCGCGCCGCCGCTTGGGGCGAGTACGCGGCGGGCGCGGGGCGTGGGGCCAGCGAATTTATGTTCATCACCGTTAGCACCGGCGTCGGCGCGGGGCTGATTCTGGGCGGGCAGCTTCATCTGGCGGCCAACGGTTTGGATGCTGAATTGGGTTTTGTCAGCGTGCCTGCGATTTGGCATGCGGGCGCTGAGGTGCCGCCCCTCGGCGCACTGGGGCCGCTGGAATTTGAAACCAGCGGCACGGCGCTGGGCAGGCAGGCTCAGGCATTGGGCTTGCCCGACGCCCGCGCCCTTGCTGACGCTGCCGAAGCGGGCCACGAGCGGGCCGACGCCGTGTACCGCCGCTCGGCCGCGTTAATCGCTTGGAAGGTGGCCGACATCGCCGCGCTGTTGGGCGTCACCAAAGTGGCGCTGGGCGGCAGCGTGGGCCTGCGCGGCGGTTATCTGGCGCGGGTGCAAGACAGCCTCGCCCAGTTTCCCGAGCGTTATCAGCCGCGAGTGGTTCACGCCGAACTCGGCTCAGACGCCGGACTGATCGGCGCGGGCCTGTGGGCGGGGCGGGGGTTTTAAGCTCTTCTCTTCAGAATTTCGCCCACCTTCCATCCATCCCAGCACTTTCCAGCAC contains:
- a CDS encoding ROK family protein; protein product: MPSDSMPLLAVDIGGTSLRAALIVGERVTERREARTPKPSTPDAVMAAALELAAPLAGRAAAVGVACAGAVAAGRVTATAAHTFPGWTDIPLADTFASALGLPCSALNDARAAAWGEYAAGAGRGASEFMFITVSTGVGAGLILGGQLHLAANGLDAELGFVSVPAIWHAGAEVPPLGALGPLEFETSGTALGRQAQALGLPDARALADAAEAGHERADAVYRRSAALIAWKVADIAALLGVTKVALGGSVGLRGGYLARVQDSLAQFPERYQPRVVHAELGSDAGLIGAGLWAGRGF
- a CDS encoding SDR family oxidoreductase — encoded protein: MDLQLTGKTALVTAASAGLGYATAAALSAEGARVAICSRDLARAQAAAQQIQDASGNEMLAFGADVASETDLTQLFAEIDAAFGKLDILVCNAGGPPAGNFSALSEAQWATGFQLTLMSVVRSVRLALPLLKTAGGGRVLTILSSSVKKPIDNLTLSNTFRPAVQGLCKSLSLELAGDNIQVNGLAPGRIETGRINELDDALAAKQGKSRAEVRAASETQIPMKRLGQPEEFGRVAAFLCSPAASYVNGSVLLVDGGAVTSL